Genomic segment of Myxococcus stipitatus:
GCGCCTGCGCGGACTGGAAGGCCTCGTTGATCTGCTTCATCACTTCGGACTGCTTCGCGTCGGCCGCCACGTGGGTATCACCCCTTGAAGAACCTACGCTGGCGTAGCGTGTGGCCTCGTGGACTGTCAACCCTACCGAGTCCGGCGAAGCCTCGCGGCGAAGAACCCGCCCCCCGGCACGCGCGGCGGCAGCGCCTTGAGGTACGGGCCTTGGACGGCCCGAGCGGACTGCTCCGCCCCCAGCACGTCCGAGACCGGCTCCAGCGTGAACTCCGGGTGCTTCGCCAGGAAGGCCTCGACGACCGCCTCATCCTCCTCGGGCAACACCGAGCAGGTGGCATAGACGACGAGTGCACCGTGCTTCACCTGGCGAGAGACCTCCTCCAGCAGCTCCGACTGGGTCGTCTGGAACTTGGAGATCTCCTGCGCGGTCAGCTTCCACTTCTGATCCGGCTCGCGAGCCAGTGAGCCCGTGCCGCTGCAAGGCGCATCAATCAGGAGGACATCCGCCTCTGACAGAGGCATCGGCTGGGGGAAGGCCACCTGCCGCAGGGAGAAGTGGCGCACCCGCTCACGGGCCTCGGCCAGCCGGCGCCGGGAGCGATCTCCCGCGAGCACCTTGCCGGACGGACCGACGAAGTCCGCCAGCGCCAGCGTCTTGCCGCCCGCGCCCGCGCAGACATCCGCCACGGTAAGCCCCGTCATCGCGCCCCCCACGGGACGGCACACCTCGGAGATGAGCTGACTGCCCACGTCCTGCACCTGGAGTCGCCCCGTCTTCATGACGCGCGTCTCGAAGACGCG
This window contains:
- a CDS encoding RsmB/NOP family class I SAM-dependent RNA methyltransferase, giving the protein MLRGEPLKAALANALRDADGLGGQERRFAALVVRELSRHQRLLDLASRTLGHPPGKLGLTEDQALVRYALWRRLFCGENWARIGPEVRLPGPVRPRTIKDDILQTVVESPLSEPPLPDSHAERLAVRYSFPNWLVQKLAQAYPEEVLEGLLSSLDEDPGLHFRVRPPGTRDAVLAALIEEGVAAEAVLAAPDAVRVVDASHRVFETRVMKTGRLQVQDVGSQLISEVCRPVGGAMTGLTVADVCAGAGGKTLALADFVGPSGKVLAGDRSRRRLAEARERVRHFSLRQVAFPQPMPLSEADVLLIDAPCSGTGSLAREPDQKWKLTAQEISKFQTTQSELLEEVSRQVKHGALVVYATCSVLPEEDEAVVEAFLAKHPEFTLEPVSDVLGAEQSARAVQGPYLKALPPRVPGGGFFAARLRRTR